Genomic DNA from Streptococcus uberis:
GGATTTCATTCTTAGGGGAAGATATTCATAAATCGCAAGCGCGGAAGATAGTTGCCAAGGGCTTGTCCCAGGTACCCGAAGGGAGACATGTTTTTGCTGGTTTAACAGTAATGGAAAACCTTGAGATGGGAGCCTTTTTAAAGAAAGATAAGGCAGATAATCAAAAGACTCTCAAGATGATTTTTGATCGTTTTCCAAGGTTAGAGGAGCGTAAACATCAGGATGCTGCGACCTTATCTGGTGGTGAGCAACAGATGTTGGCAATGGGGCGTGCTCTTATGAGTAAACCTAAACTTTTGCTTTTAGATGAACCATCGATGGGTCTTGCTCCTATCTTTATTCAAGAAATTTTTGACATTATTCAGGACATTCAAAAGCAAGGTATGACTGTTCTTTTGATTGAACAAAATGCCAATAAAGCACTTTCGATTGCAGATAGGGCATATGTTTTAGAAACAGGGAAAGTTGTTTTATCTGGAAAAGGATCTGAATTGTTAGCATCAG
This window encodes:
- a CDS encoding ABC transporter ATP-binding protein — translated: MAMLTVENLSINYGAIEAVNEVSFRVEEGEVVTLIGANGAGKTSILRTISGLVRPKSGRISFLGEDIHKSQARKIVAKGLSQVPEGRHVFAGLTVMENLEMGAFLKKDKADNQKTLKMIFDRFPRLEERKHQDAATLSGGEQQMLAMGRALMSKPKLLLLDEPSMGLAPIFIQEIFDIIQDIQKQGMTVLLIEQNANKALSIADRAYVLETGKVVLSGKGSELLASDQVKKAYLGG